A window of Limisphaerales bacterium contains these coding sequences:
- a CDS encoding LysM peptidoglycan-binding domain-containing protein, with translation MRSDTRFSILMLSAVTVIAFAQDPPKPTPVPVPVEPAKSPAPAVNPTPAATPAAPTGAQSRYYAEQFRRLRGEIEELKGAHALQQQQTDKLKIQIRNLKNENQMLTRKLAGNFATADEVKALQSALKELDANRLQDRAIVQKALADLGKLIAKVAEQKVAPVEPNPRVVAKNFKFNTHKVETGEFLSNIIVAYNTAYKEEGLGTVTQSQVLKANPGLDPNRLLVGQKIKIPLPGEIK, from the coding sequence ATGAGGAGTGATACACGTTTTTCCATTTTGATGCTGAGCGCCGTAACCGTTATTGCGTTTGCCCAAGATCCGCCCAAGCCAACGCCGGTCCCCGTTCCGGTGGAGCCCGCCAAATCGCCGGCACCAGCGGTCAACCCTACCCCTGCGGCCACCCCCGCTGCGCCCACCGGTGCGCAATCGCGATATTATGCCGAACAATTTCGGCGGTTGCGCGGCGAGATTGAAGAGCTGAAGGGTGCCCACGCGTTGCAACAGCAACAGACCGATAAATTAAAAATTCAAATCAGGAATCTGAAGAACGAAAATCAAATGCTCACCCGCAAACTCGCCGGTAATTTTGCCACAGCTGACGAGGTGAAGGCGCTTCAGTCTGCGTTAAAAGAATTGGATGCCAATCGGCTTCAGGATCGCGCCATCGTTCAAAAAGCCCTCGCCGACCTTGGTAAACTCATTGCGAAAGTCGCCGAGCAAAAAGTCGCGCCCGTGGAGCCGAATCCGCGCGTCGTGGCAAAGAATTTTAAGTTCAACACGCACAAGGTGGAGACGGGTGAATTTCTCAGCAACATCATTGTCGCTTACAATACGGCATACAAAGAAGAGGGCCTCGGCACTGTGACTCAAAGCCAAGTGCTCAAGGCCAACCCCGGCCTCGATCCCAACCGATTGCTGGTCGGCCAAAAAATCAAGATCCCGCTTCCCGGGGAAATTAAATAG
- the prmC gene encoding peptide chain release factor N(5)-glutamine methyltransferase — translation MTVAEALQTATVTLAAAGVDSPRVDAEWLLAHILDCPRAELALGHSKLLTDAQQVEWDLLIVQRGERIPLQHLLGTAVFCGLEMEVNGRVLVPRPETELLAEQAWGFASGLPAPVVLDFGTGSGCLAIVVAAHCPDARVMALDVSPSALAVARANAERHGVAGHIEFHEGDGREGLPGDEAFDLVLSNPPYIPTGDLPSLQTEVREHDPALALDGGADGLEFYRVLAKLVLPRLKPAGRLMLEVGDGQAEPVAALLAEAGWGECDLLPDLNNVLRMVIASPANP, via the coding sequence ATGACCGTCGCTGAGGCATTGCAAACCGCTACTGTTACACTGGCCGCCGCAGGTGTGGACTCGCCGCGCGTGGATGCCGAGTGGCTGCTGGCGCATATTTTGGACTGCCCGCGGGCGGAGCTGGCATTAGGTCATTCGAAATTATTGACCGATGCTCAGCAGGTCGAATGGGATTTGTTGATCGTCCAACGCGGCGAGCGCATTCCGTTGCAGCATCTGTTGGGCACGGCGGTTTTTTGTGGATTGGAAATGGAGGTGAACGGGCGAGTGCTCGTGCCGCGTCCGGAAACGGAATTACTGGCCGAACAAGCGTGGGGATTTGCCAGCGGATTGCCTGCTCCCGTGGTTTTGGATTTCGGCACGGGCAGCGGTTGCCTCGCCATTGTGGTGGCCGCGCATTGCCCGGATGCGCGGGTGATGGCGCTGGATGTTTCCCCATCAGCGCTGGCGGTGGCTCGCGCGAATGCGGAGCGCCACGGCGTGGCAGGGCACATTGAGTTTCACGAAGGCGATGGCCGCGAGGGATTACCCGGCGATGAGGCGTTTGATTTGGTGCTGTCTAATCCGCCGTACATTCCCACCGGCGATTTACCCTCGTTGCAAACGGAAGTGCGAGAGCACGACCCCGCGCTGGCGCTGGATGGCGGCGCGGATGGGCTGGAATTTTACCGTGTGCTGGCAAAGCTAGTCCTGCCGCGCCTGAAGCCGGCCGGCCGATTGATGCTTGAGGTGGGCGATGGCCAGGCCGAGCCGGTGGCCGCGTTGCTCGCCGAAGCCGGCTGGGGCGAATGCGATTTGTTGCCCGACCTGAATAACGTTTTGCGGATGGTGATTGCCTCTCCCGCTAATCCGTGA
- a CDS encoding ribonuclease H-like domain-containing protein, which yields MSCLVFDIETSALPREELDEGRLEYLFRPAERLRDEAEKALKREEIGQQFNLWPFTAQCVCICLMNADSGRGKVLYLSDDFEEPSEGPVEYVACMDESELLDQFWKLAAKYDKICTFNGRSFDVPFLYLRSAVLNVPISRKDWLGYRFQVEPHCDLAEQFTFYNVSGWTGAARRFNLDFYCKAFGIDSPKAEGVTGMDVNDLMAEGRYRDIAEYCVRDVVATTRLYEIWTERLAGIR from the coding sequence ATGTCCTGCCTTGTTTTTGATATCGAAACCTCTGCCCTGCCTCGCGAAGAATTGGATGAGGGCCGCCTTGAATATCTCTTTCGCCCCGCCGAACGCCTGCGTGATGAGGCCGAAAAAGCCCTAAAACGTGAGGAAATCGGCCAGCAATTCAATCTTTGGCCTTTCACTGCTCAGTGCGTTTGCATTTGCCTGATGAACGCGGACAGTGGCCGGGGCAAGGTGCTTTACCTTTCCGATGACTTCGAGGAGCCGAGCGAAGGACCGGTGGAGTACGTGGCGTGTATGGATGAATCAGAGTTGCTCGATCAATTTTGGAAACTCGCCGCCAAGTATGACAAGATTTGCACCTTCAACGGCCGCTCCTTTGATGTGCCTTTTCTTTACCTCCGCTCCGCCGTGCTCAACGTGCCCATCTCGCGCAAGGATTGGCTGGGCTACCGTTTCCAAGTGGAACCGCATTGCGATCTCGCCGAGCAATTTACCTTTTACAATGTGAGCGGCTGGACGGGTGCGGCGCGGCGCTTCAACCTCGATTTTTACTGCAAAGCATTCGGTATCGATTCACCCAAAGCCGAAGGCGTCACGGGGATGGACGTCAACGATCTGATGGCCGAAGGCCGCTACCGCGACATTGCCGAATATTGCGTGCGCGACGTGGTGGCCACCACGCGGCTGTATGAAATTTGGACCGAACGACTGGCTGGAATCCGATAA
- a CDS encoding YifB family Mg chelatase-like AAA ATPase yields MLSKVYAAALRGVEAVPVEVEVSVGPGEQKVVVVGLPDAAVRESVERVSAALTSSGFHLPPGKTTINLAPADLRKEGPSFDLAIGIAWLMASEQSSIGDAADYAIIGELALTGKVRRVKGVLPVALSARAEGRRGLLVPPDNAAEAAVVEGLEVIPVNNLREAASFIAGTAPITPTHVDTQALFEHQANGEYDLSEVKGQETVKRALEIAAAGGHNLILIGPPGTGKSMIAKRLGTILPPLTLDEALETTRIHSVAGLLEAKQALVTQRPFRAPHHTASDAGLLGGNINPSPGEISLAHHGVLFLDELPEFRRSVLETMRQPLEDGHVTISRAAGTMTFPSEFMLVAAMNPTPDGKMPAESRSSPREIQNYLGRISGPLLDRIDLHVEVPPVKFREMDSQSGGESSATIRERVLEARRAQYRRWRGKPNCNARMQPRDLQTHCALDDPTRDLLRAAMEELDLSARAYDRILKVARTLADLAGTKTIGAEHVSEAIQYRSLDRQIWT; encoded by the coding sequence ATGCTCTCCAAGGTTTATGCGGCTGCGTTGCGTGGTGTGGAAGCGGTGCCGGTAGAGGTGGAAGTGAGCGTGGGGCCGGGCGAACAAAAAGTCGTGGTCGTCGGTTTGCCGGATGCGGCGGTGCGGGAATCGGTGGAGCGCGTTTCTGCGGCGCTCACCAGCTCGGGCTTTCATTTGCCGCCGGGCAAAACGACCATCAATCTCGCCCCCGCTGATCTGCGCAAGGAAGGGCCGAGTTTTGATTTGGCAATCGGGATCGCATGGCTGATGGCGAGCGAGCAATCGAGCATCGGCGACGCGGCAGACTACGCGATCATCGGCGAGCTGGCGCTCACCGGAAAAGTGCGGCGCGTGAAAGGCGTGTTGCCCGTGGCACTCAGCGCGCGGGCGGAAGGCCGGCGCGGTTTGTTGGTGCCGCCGGATAACGCGGCCGAGGCGGCGGTCGTTGAAGGGCTCGAAGTCATCCCCGTGAATAATCTGCGCGAGGCGGCGAGCTTCATCGCCGGCACCGCGCCCATCACGCCAACGCACGTGGACACGCAGGCATTGTTCGAACATCAAGCCAATGGCGAGTACGACCTCAGTGAAGTGAAGGGGCAGGAAACCGTGAAGCGCGCGCTGGAAATCGCTGCCGCGGGCGGGCACAATTTGATTCTCATCGGCCCGCCGGGCACGGGCAAAAGCATGATCGCCAAGCGGCTCGGCACCATCCTGCCGCCGCTCACTTTGGACGAAGCGCTCGAGACCACGCGCATCCACAGCGTCGCCGGATTGCTGGAGGCCAAGCAGGCGCTCGTCACGCAGCGGCCTTTCCGCGCGCCGCATCACACCGCGAGCGATGCGGGATTGCTCGGCGGCAACATCAACCCATCGCCCGGCGAAATTTCGTTGGCCCATCACGGCGTTTTGTTTTTGGACGAACTGCCGGAATTCCGCCGCAGCGTTTTGGAGACGATGCGGCAGCCATTGGAGGACGGCCACGTCACCATCAGCCGCGCCGCGGGCACGATGACGTTTCCCTCCGAATTTATGCTCGTCGCCGCGATGAACCCCACACCCGACGGCAAGATGCCCGCCGAAAGCCGCAGCAGCCCGCGCGAGATACAAAATTATCTCGGCCGCATTTCAGGCCCGCTGCTCGATCGCATTGATTTGCACGTGGAAGTGCCACCGGTGAAGTTTCGCGAAATGGATTCGCAATCCGGTGGCGAATCCAGCGCGACCATCCGCGAGCGCGTGCTCGAAGCCCGCCGCGCCCAATACCGCCGCTGGCGCGGCAAACCCAACTGCAACGCCCGGATGCAACCGCGCGACCTCCAAACACACTGCGCGCTCGACGATCCCACCCGCGATCTCCTCCGCGCCGCAATGGAAGAGCTCGACCTCAGCGCCCGCGCCTACGACCGCATCCTAAAAGTCGCACGCACGCTCGCCGACCTCGCCGGCACGAAGACGATCGGCGCTGAGCACGTTTCCGAAGCGATCCAATATCGCAGCCTCGACCGCCAAATTTGGACGTGA
- the ald gene encoding alanine dehydrogenase, whose amino-acid sequence MIIGVPREVKAEEHRVGLLPSAAYQLTQRGHRVVVESGAGAGSGYPDSDYAQAGAEICDTHEAVYAEADLIVKVKEPQPEETRLLREDQILFTYLHLAPVPELTQALVASKCTAIAYETIEVNGRLPLLEPMSEIAGRMSVIVGGYYLAKHFTGSGTLLGGVPGVLPGKVVVLGGGVSGVNAARMATGLGADVTILEVDVERMRFLDITLHTAHTLYSDHAHLMELLPHVDLLIGAVLVPGAKAPKLITREMLRAMRPGSVVVDIAIDQGGCAESSRPTTHNDPVYTEEGVIHYCVANMPGAYARTATQALTNVTFPYVDLIATRGLAEAAVARPELPGGINVMNGRVTCPAVAEAHGMECAEVVL is encoded by the coding sequence ATGATTATCGGCGTCCCCCGTGAAGTGAAGGCTGAAGAGCACCGTGTCGGGTTGCTGCCTTCTGCTGCGTACCAACTCACCCAACGCGGCCATCGCGTGGTAGTCGAATCCGGCGCGGGAGCGGGCAGCGGATATCCCGATTCCGACTACGCGCAGGCCGGCGCGGAAATTTGCGACACGCACGAAGCCGTCTACGCCGAAGCGGATTTGATTGTAAAAGTCAAAGAACCGCAGCCCGAGGAAACCCGGCTGCTGCGCGAAGATCAAATCCTGTTCACCTATCTCCACCTCGCCCCTGTGCCGGAACTGACTCAGGCGCTTGTCGCGAGCAAGTGCACCGCCATCGCCTACGAAACCATCGAAGTCAATGGCCGCCTGCCGTTGCTCGAGCCGATGAGCGAAATCGCCGGGCGCATGTCCGTCATCGTCGGCGGCTATTATCTTGCCAAACATTTTACCGGCAGCGGCACATTGCTCGGCGGTGTGCCGGGCGTGTTGCCGGGCAAAGTAGTGGTGCTCGGTGGTGGCGTCAGCGGCGTCAACGCCGCCCGAATGGCCACCGGCCTTGGCGCGGATGTCACGATCCTCGAGGTGGACGTCGAGCGGATGCGTTTTCTGGACATCACGTTGCATACCGCCCATACGCTTTATTCCGACCACGCGCATTTGATGGAACTGCTTCCCCACGTGGATCTGCTTATCGGCGCCGTGCTCGTGCCCGGCGCCAAGGCGCCCAAGCTCATCACGCGCGAAATGCTCCGCGCAATGCGGCCGGGCAGTGTGGTGGTCGATATCGCCATTGATCAGGGCGGCTGCGCCGAGAGCAGCCGGCCCACCACCCACAACGACCCCGTGTACACCGAAGAAGGTGTCATCCATTATTGCGTTGCGAATATGCCCGGCGCATACGCCCGCACCGCCACGCAAGCGCTCACCAACGTCACCTTTCCCTATGTGGATCTCATCGCTACTCGAGGCCTTGCCGAAGCCGCCGTCGCCCGTCCCGAATTGCCCGGCGGCATCAACGTGATGAACGGCCGAGTCACCTGCCCCGCCGTCGCCGAAGCGCACGGGATGGAGTGCGCCGAAGTGGTGTTGTAG
- the murA gene encoding UDP-N-acetylglucosamine 1-carboxyvinyltransferase encodes MDSLEIKGGAPLHGEVEISGAKNAVLPILAATLLTRETCVLRRVPDLADVKTMCQILESLGAKTKIDGDTVTVRAEKVRDFVDYDLVRKMRGSLCVLGPLLARLKKATVSLPGGCLIGTRPVDLHRKAMEALGAKVEIENGYIIAKARKLVGGEMFLGGRAGPTVLGTANAMMAATLAEGITVIEHAACEPEVVDLGKFLNSIGAQIQGLGSPTLTITGVKELGGAEHEVIPDRIEAATYAIAGVATKGEVTLKGARPEHMKAVIEKLRESGVKVEQSKGKLTFKRGRGLHSVHITTLPHPGFPTDVQAQMMAFMTQTPGISIITERIFESRFTHVQELERLGAEISIEGPSAIVHGVQKLSGAELMASDLRASAALVIAGMVAKGTTRINRIYHLDRGYERMDAKLKKLGAKVRRVK; translated from the coding sequence ATGGATAGTTTAGAAATCAAAGGAGGCGCCCCGCTGCACGGCGAGGTGGAAATCAGTGGCGCAAAAAACGCCGTGTTGCCGATCCTTGCCGCCACGCTGCTGACGCGCGAGACGTGCGTTCTTCGCCGCGTGCCGGATTTGGCCGACGTGAAAACGATGTGCCAGATTTTGGAAAGCCTCGGCGCAAAAACTAAAATCGATGGAGACACCGTCACCGTGCGCGCCGAAAAAGTGCGCGACTTCGTCGATTACGATTTGGTGCGTAAAATGCGCGGTTCGCTTTGCGTGCTCGGGCCGTTGCTGGCGCGTTTGAAAAAAGCCACCGTGTCGTTGCCGGGCGGTTGCCTCATCGGCACGCGCCCCGTGGATCTTCACCGCAAGGCGATGGAAGCGCTCGGCGCCAAAGTGGAAATCGAAAACGGCTACATCATCGCCAAAGCACGCAAGCTTGTTGGCGGCGAAATGTTCCTCGGCGGTCGCGCGGGGCCCACGGTGCTTGGCACGGCCAACGCAATGATGGCCGCCACTTTGGCTGAAGGCATCACGGTCATCGAACACGCCGCGTGCGAGCCGGAGGTGGTCGACCTCGGCAAGTTTCTCAACAGCATCGGCGCGCAAATCCAGGGGCTCGGTTCGCCCACACTTACCATCACAGGCGTTAAAGAACTGGGTGGTGCGGAGCACGAAGTCATCCCCGACCGTATCGAGGCCGCCACGTACGCCATCGCCGGCGTGGCGACGAAAGGCGAAGTGACTCTCAAAGGCGCGCGGCCCGAGCATATGAAAGCCGTCATTGAAAAACTCCGCGAGAGCGGAGTGAAGGTTGAGCAATCCAAAGGAAAACTCACCTTCAAACGCGGGCGCGGCCTGCACAGTGTTCACATTACCACCCTGCCCCACCCCGGTTTTCCGACCGATGTGCAGGCGCAGATGATGGCGTTTATGACGCAAACCCCCGGCATCAGCATTATCACCGAACGCATTTTCGAAAGCCGCTTCACGCACGTGCAGGAATTGGAACGGCTTGGCGCGGAGATTTCCATCGAAGGCCCGAGCGCCATTGTGCACGGCGTGCAAAAGCTTTCCGGCGCGGAACTAATGGCCAGCGATTTGCGTGCGAGCGCCGCGCTCGTCATTGCCGGGATGGTGGCCAAAGGCACCACACGCATCAACCGCATTTACCATCTCGACCGCGGCTACGAGCGCATGGACGCCAAGCTGAAAAAACTCGGCGCCAAAGTCCGGCGCGTGAAGTAG
- a CDS encoding phosphatase PAP2 family protein, with amino-acid sequence MATSHDKQNEWVGSQQWSVKLPNRWHVLPHEVVFALFLGAAWLRLGAVVGFTHSSTFIYGFYLLSLVMVVAWTQARPSPYRWRVRMLFTLTVSAFSYFSLTTAVPLMHNPHGLDLAWHQDAVLSQWDVALFGDLPRALMASQPAAWVTDLFMGCYLFFFYYLVGGLLFYFITNLNKFRVCLVGFCTLYALGYVGYMLLPAAGPVAEMGARTGGWLTNVGGSVIAQRTNGVDVFPSIHMAASLYLLLFDWEHRRNHFWWVLAPVVGLWISTVFLRYHYGIDLVAGIALALGCLWLTRWYSQSQLCADVEAECAAHGKRTVIATASSDSHDSQESL; translated from the coding sequence ATGGCTACGTCACACGACAAACAAAACGAGTGGGTGGGCTCGCAGCAATGGTCGGTCAAACTGCCAAACCGTTGGCACGTGCTGCCGCACGAGGTGGTGTTCGCACTGTTCCTTGGTGCGGCGTGGTTGCGCCTCGGCGCAGTAGTTGGCTTCACCCATTCCAGCACATTCATCTACGGGTTCTACCTTCTCTCGTTGGTGATGGTTGTGGCGTGGACCCAAGCGCGGCCTTCGCCTTATCGATGGCGCGTGCGGATGCTGTTCACCTTGACGGTCAGCGCGTTTTCATATTTTTCTCTGACCACCGCCGTGCCGTTGATGCACAACCCGCACGGGCTCGACCTTGCCTGGCATCAAGATGCCGTGTTGAGTCAATGGGATGTGGCGCTGTTCGGTGACTTGCCGCGTGCGCTGATGGCGTCCCAGCCGGCGGCGTGGGTGACGGATTTGTTTATGGGATGTTACCTGTTTTTCTTTTACTACCTCGTGGGCGGGTTGCTGTTTTATTTTATCACCAATCTGAACAAATTCCGCGTGTGTCTCGTGGGCTTTTGCACGTTGTACGCGCTGGGTTATGTGGGCTATATGCTGCTGCCGGCGGCGGGGCCGGTGGCGGAAATGGGCGCGCGCACCGGCGGCTGGCTCACCAACGTGGGCGGCAGCGTCATCGCGCAGCGGACGAATGGAGTGGATGTTTTTCCGAGCATTCATATGGCGGCTTCGCTGTATTTGCTGCTCTTTGATTGGGAACATCGGCGCAACCATTTTTGGTGGGTGCTCGCGCCGGTGGTTGGGTTGTGGATTTCCACGGTGTTTCTGCGCTACCATTACGGCATCGATTTGGTGGCTGGCATCGCGCTGGCGCTCGGTTGTCTGTGGCTGACGCGGTGGTATTCCCAAAGCCAACTCTGCGCCGATGTGGAAGCCGAATGCGCCGCGCACGGCAAACGGACTGTGATCGCGACCGCATCATCAGATTCGCACGATTCACAGGAATCACTTTAG
- the mutS gene encoding DNA mismatch repair protein MutS, translating to MMAQYHRLKSDLPEGAVLLFRLGDFYEMFFDDAKVCAEILNITLTQRGATPMCGIPHHAADNYIGKLLAAGRKVAMCEQTEEAVPGKLVNREVTQILSPGTHFDEKMLTAGRNNFLAALSREGKAFGLAVIDLTTGDFKATEMAGTAAVQAELERLKPSEIVHPAGDSSLAAAIAVSRAVVNEHEGWVFASDSAEYTLRDHFGVQSLDGFGLKNRPAATGAAGGALHYLVNTLRRDVAHLRQLNFYEDHDFLTLDATTLRNLEILEPLTRDAPSVACLYHAINQTVTPMGARRLRDWLTQPLANADAIHARQLAVQTWVEDGPRLEQLRNRLREVRDLERTLTRLSVGTGNGRDLLNLRFAIEQFPGLRSLIDEAHGEAAELELHDAEDVPLLTQLAAQLTELPEVVALIAGAIVDEPPLALREGGIIREKFSAELDELRGGASEGKAWIAQLQQRELESTRIPSLKVRFNNVFGYFIEVTKTHLDKVPAHYVRKQTVANAERYITDELKQMEDKVLGAQERSEKLEYELYLQVREAVLEHLRAIQTAAAALAQLDVLAGFAETARLHGYCRPHVGSEGTLEIREGRHPVLEQTLLDERFVPNRTELGGHSGEKQVALITGPNMAGKSTYIRQVALIALIAHTGSFVPAAEARVDLLDRIFTRIGASDNLARGQSTFMVEMSETANILHHATDRSLVILDEIGRGTSTFDGLSLAWSIVEHLHQQLGAKTLFATHYHELTELSQRLPRVFNLNVAVKEYNEQVVFLRQIIDGAADQSYGIQVARLAGVPQPVLTRAKEILANLEETDLTAAGGTQGTTNPKAERKKLRDLTPSPQLDLFE from the coding sequence ATGATGGCGCAATACCATCGCTTGAAAAGCGATCTGCCTGAAGGCGCGGTGTTGTTGTTTCGGCTTGGAGATTTTTATGAAATGTTTTTCGACGACGCGAAAGTGTGCGCGGAAATTTTAAATATCACGCTCACCCAACGCGGCGCCACGCCGATGTGCGGCATCCCTCATCACGCGGCAGATAATTACATCGGCAAACTCCTCGCCGCCGGTCGCAAAGTGGCGATGTGCGAACAGACGGAAGAGGCGGTTCCCGGCAAGTTGGTGAACCGCGAGGTGACACAAATTCTTAGCCCCGGAACGCACTTCGACGAGAAGATGCTCACGGCCGGGCGAAACAACTTTCTTGCCGCGCTCAGTCGTGAAGGCAAAGCCTTCGGGTTAGCGGTCATCGACCTGACCACCGGCGATTTTAAGGCCACGGAAATGGCCGGCACCGCCGCAGTTCAAGCAGAGCTGGAACGCCTGAAACCCTCGGAAATCGTGCATCCAGCGGGCGATTCGAGCCTCGCTGCCGCCATCGCCGTCAGCCGCGCGGTGGTGAATGAACACGAGGGTTGGGTCTTCGCCAGCGACTCGGCGGAGTACACGTTGCGCGATCATTTTGGCGTGCAATCGCTCGACGGATTTGGCCTCAAAAATCGCCCCGCCGCCACGGGTGCGGCCGGGGGCGCGTTGCATTATTTAGTGAACACGCTGCGCCGCGATGTGGCGCATTTGCGGCAGTTGAATTTTTATGAGGACCACGACTTTCTCACGCTCGATGCCACCACGCTTCGCAACCTGGAAATTCTCGAACCGCTCACACGCGATGCGCCAAGTGTCGCGTGTCTTTATCACGCCATCAACCAAACCGTAACGCCGATGGGTGCGCGGCGTTTGCGCGATTGGCTGACACAACCGCTCGCCAATGCAGACGCCATCCACGCGCGACAGCTCGCGGTGCAAACGTGGGTGGAAGACGGCCCGCGCTTGGAGCAACTCCGCAACCGACTGCGCGAAGTGCGCGACTTGGAACGCACGCTCACTCGGTTGTCGGTCGGCACCGGCAATGGCCGCGATTTATTGAACCTGCGTTTTGCGATCGAACAATTTCCCGGCTTACGTTCGCTCATTGATGAAGCGCACGGCGAAGCGGCCGAACTGGAATTGCACGATGCGGAGGATGTCCCGTTGCTCACGCAACTGGCCGCGCAGTTGACGGAGCTGCCGGAAGTGGTGGCGCTGATCGCAGGCGCGATTGTGGATGAGCCGCCGCTGGCTTTACGCGAAGGCGGCATCATTCGGGAAAAGTTCAGTGCGGAGTTGGACGAACTGCGCGGCGGCGCCAGCGAAGGCAAGGCATGGATCGCACAGTTGCAACAACGCGAATTGGAAAGCACCCGCATCCCTTCGTTGAAGGTGCGGTTCAATAATGTGTTTGGCTACTTCATTGAAGTCACCAAAACGCATCTCGACAAAGTGCCTGCGCATTACGTCCGCAAACAAACCGTCGCCAACGCCGAGCGGTACATCACCGATGAGCTCAAGCAGATGGAGGATAAAGTGCTCGGCGCGCAGGAACGCAGCGAGAAGCTGGAGTACGAGCTGTACCTCCAAGTGCGCGAGGCGGTGCTGGAGCATTTGCGCGCCATCCAAACCGCCGCTGCCGCGCTGGCGCAGCTCGATGTGCTGGCGGGTTTTGCCGAAACCGCCCGTTTACACGGCTATTGCCGGCCGCACGTCGGCAGCGAGGGCACGCTGGAAATCCGCGAAGGGCGGCATCCGGTGCTGGAGCAAACGCTGCTGGACGAGCGGTTTGTGCCGAATCGAACGGAATTGGGCGGGCATAGTGGGGAAAAACAGGTTGCGCTCATCACCGGCCCCAATATGGCGGGCAAGAGTACTTATATAAGGCAGGTAGCGTTGATCGCGTTGATCGCGCATACGGGCAGCTTCGTGCCGGCGGCGGAAGCGCGAGTGGATTTGCTGGACCGCATCTTTACACGCATCGGCGCCAGCGACAATCTCGCGCGCGGGCAATCGACATTTATGGTGGAAATGAGCGAGACGGCCAACATTCTGCATCACGCCACCGATCGCAGCCTTGTGATCCTCGACGAAATTGGGCGCGGAACAAGCACCTTCGATGGGCTTAGCCTAGCGTGGTCCATCGTCGAGCACCTCCATCAACAACTCGGCGCGAAGACGCTTTTTGCCACGCACTATCACGAACTCACCGAACTATCGCAACGCCTGCCGCGCGTGTTCAACCTCAACGTGGCGGTGAAAGAGTACAACGAACAAGTCGTTTTCCTGCGGCAGATTATCGACGGCGCGGCGGATCAAAGCTACGGCATTCAAGTCGCGCGCCTCGCCGGCGTGCCGCAACCGGTGCTTACGCGCGCCAAAGAAATCCTCGCCAACCTTGAAGAAACCGACCTCACCGCCGCGGGCGGCACCCAGGGAACGACCAATCCCAAAGCCGAACGCAAAAAACTCCGCGACCTCACGCCATCACCGCAATTGGATTTGTTTGAATAG